The sequence AATTTTATTACAAGCACAAGGAGCCGGAGGCAGCGGCATTATGGGGCAAGTATTCCTTTTTGGAGGAATTATCCTGATTATGTATTTCTTTATGATCAGGCCTCAGCAAAAGAAACAAAAAGACGCCAAGAACTTTATAGAGTCCATCAAAAAGGGCGACCAAGTGGTGACCATTGGAGGTATCCATGGAAAAGTATATGCCATAGAAGGTGAAACTGTCCTGATTGAACTGGACAAAGGCTTGAAAATCAAAGTGGAAAAATCAGCCGTATCAGCGGAGTTTTCAAAAAAATCCAGCGGAACTAAATAGGACGGGGTCTTGAACAGGTTTCAAAAATACTTCGGAAAGTTAAAGAAAAATAAAACTTCTGATATCAAAGTGGTGGTCCTCTGCGTTATAGCGGCCACCACTTTTTGGGTTTTAAATGCCCTCAATAAGGATAATTACGTGACGGTGGTGGATTATCCGATTGCTTTTCAATATAATGCAGAGGAGTACATGGCCATCGAGGACTTGCCTTCTGAGATAAGGATTGAAATCAATGGCAATGGCTGGGACCTTTTTCGAAAATATTTCAAATTCAATGTAACGCCCTTTAATATTGAGCTGACCAATCCTGATGAACGTAATTATTTGCTCTCATCTGAATACAGGCGCAATCTGGCGGAGATCTTGGAGCCGACCAGTCTGGTGGCTGTTTTAACTGACAGTTTGAAGTTTGACTTTGATAGGATTGTGGAGCATGAAACGGAAATTGTGCTGGATACCGGAGGGATGACATTGGCCCCTCACCATCAGTTTGGGGGAGACCTTTCGTGGGATCCTGCTACGGTGGTTTTAAAGGGTGCCGAGAGTAAAGTAGCGGAACTGGGAGAGGAGTTGGTGCTTACCCTTGAAGAAACCGATATAGAGGATGATTTTGACCAATATGTTCCCTTGATACTTCCTGAGCGGTACCACTCACTGGTAAGTGTAACGCCCAAGACTGTTCATGTGCAATTTGAAGTGGTGGCTTTTTTGGAGGGGAATAAACGCTTGAAGCTGAAAAAGGTTAACTTTCCAGAAAACGTAACCCTTGATAATGAGCTCAATTCGGTTTTAATGACCTATCGAGTGGATGAAAGAGAGGTTCAGTCATTGCGGGAACTGGAGCTGGAAGCGGTCGTCGATTATCGGAAAAGGAATCGGGAAGACAGTACCGTGGTGCTGGAGGTAAAAGGAATGCCTGACTATATTACCTCCGTAGAGGTGGAGCCAAACACATTTAAGTTATTATATGCAGAACCATAAGCCCTTACTGGTCGGGATTACTGGAGGTATTGGAGCAGGAAAGACCACGGCCGCCAAAATTTTTCAAACGCTGGGGATTCCGGTGTACTATGCAGATGACCGTGCCAAATGGTTGATGGCAAATTCCCCTTCGCTAAAGGAGCAAATTGCTGCGCAGTTTGGGAAGGAGGCTTACCATGAAGACGGGACCCTGAACAGGCCCTTTTTGGCTGGGAAAGTGTTTTCAGATCCCGAACAGACCAAACGCATCAATGGACTGGTGCATCCTGCTGTAAAGGATGATTTTGAAGCTTGGGCAGCACGACAAGATGCCCCGTATGTGCTGAAGGAAGCTGCTTTGCTTTTTGAGACCGGTTCCTATCAGGATTTGGATCATGTCATTCATGTTTTTGCCCCTGTGGATTTAAGGATTTCGCGGGTGTTGTCCAGGGATGCCCATCGATCAAGGGAGCAGGTTCTGGCCATTATGGAGCGGCAATGGTCCGATACCCAAAAAAATAAACAGGCCGATTTTACGATCTCTAATAAGGAAAATCAAATGTTGATTCCTCAAGTGATGAAAGTTCACAAGGCATTGTCCGAGAAAGCCTGAGAAAAAGATGTCCGGAACAGGCAGTTGGTTAGATGTTAAGGTTGATCTGGTCAAGGTAAAATTTCATTCGGGTATGGTCTTGATTCAGAAAATCGATCTTGTCGATCTTGTCCAGTTTATGGTTGTAGAAAACCTCAATGTATTCATTGTCGAGAAGGTATAAATTCACCTTATGTGCATAATACCTGATCCCTACTACGAAAGTCCCTTCCGTATAGAGTTTATGGATCTTTTTATGCAAAGGTAGTTTTTTGAACTCTTCTCTAATCATCTTGTAGTCAGTGTATTGGGGTGGTTTCTTTTCAAGAAGCTATAAAGCTATAAACCTAATGTTTGAAGTTCAAGTTTCACGGTGGGATAATTTATTTACATTTTTGGAAATATCCCTTTTTGTACAAAAGTTGCATCATGGCCAAGACTTAACTATTATTGAGAAAATTTGAAATCTTCATGAGTCAGTATTCGGTCCGACGTCCAAAGATCTCCCTGGTTATTATTTGCTCGCTATGGGTTGCCATGGCTTTGAGCTCCTGTTCGGCTTCAAAAAAAGCATACCGTAAAAATGTCAACACGGTCATCCAAACGGCCAAATCCTATCGGGGGACCCCTTACCGCTATGGAGGTACCACACGGTCAGGCATGGACTGCTCGGCCCTGCTTTACCTGTCCTTTCAGCGCGCAGGCATTCAGCTTCCCCGAAGCTCATCAGCACAAAGTAAAGTAGGGAAGAAAGTTCCCAAGCGAAAATTGGAAAAAGGGGATGTGGTGTTTTTTGCCACTGGAAGGAGAAAGAACAAGGTGACCCATGCGGGCATTGTGACGGATAAGGGAAGGCGAGGCGTTCAATTTATCCATTCTTCCTCCTCTTTGGGTGTCACGGAGGATAATTTGGCCTCACCCTACTGGAAACCAAGGTTTGTCAGGGCAAGGAGGTATTTTTAGCCAGGAATAACCCTGGTTAGGAGAGGGACGTTTGGAGAAGGGATGTTTGTTCATTAATTTTTAGGGAATTAGCAAAAAGAAAATGCCAATAAAGTGGATTAATTTTTAAAACATCCTTTGGTATTAATCTTTATTAGTTAATTTTGCAGTCGAATAATAGTAATGCATTAATTCCTTTTACATTAATACACAAAAATGGCGAATACTGGTAAGATAACTCAGGTGATTGGCCCCGTAGTAGATATTTCTTTCGAAGGGGGGAAGTTGCCGAATATCCTGGACGCACTCGAAATCACTAAGGAGAACGGTCAAAAAGTAGTATTGGAGGTTCAGCAGCACTTAGGAGAAGATCGTGTTAGAACGATTGCAATGGATTCTTCCGAAGGCTTAAGAAGAGGCTTGGAAGTGATCGATTTAGGCGCTCCGATCTCTGTACCCACAGGAGAAGGCATCAAAGGCCGACTTTTCAATGTAGTAGGAGAGCCTATCGACGGCCTTCCTGCAGTAGAGTCCACTACCAAGCTTCCTATCCACAGACACGCTCCTAAGTTCGAAGACCTTTCTACTTCGACAGAGGTGCTGTATACAGGTATTAAAGTTATCGACTTGATCGAGCCTTATGCAAAAGGTGGTAAAATTGGTCTTTTCGGTGGTGCCGGTGTAGGAAAGACGGTATTGATCCAGGAGTTGATCAATAACATCGCCAAAGCTTACTCTGGTCTTTCGGTATTTGCCGGGGTAGGAGAAAGAACCCGTGAAGGAAATGACCTTCTTAGAGAGATGATCGAATCAGGTATTGTGACTTACGGTGATGATTTCGTAGAATCTCTTGAAAATGAAGGTGGCTGGGATCTTTCTAAAGTAGACGTTGAAAAATTGAAGGAGTCCAAAGCAACCTTTGTGTTTGGTCAGATGAATGAGCCTCCAGGTGCCCGTGCACGTGTGGCATTGACTGGTCTTACACTTGCTGAATATTACCGAGACGGTGAAGGCGATGGTGCTGGTAAGGATATCCTTTTCTTTATTGATAATATTTTCCGATTTACCCAAGCAGGTTCTGAGGTGTCAGCCCTTCTGGGACGTATGCCATCTGCGGTAGGTTACCAGCCTACATTGGCAACAGAAATGGGTGCCATGCAGGAGAGAATTACCTCTACCAAGCACGGTTCCATTACTTCCGTACAAGCCGTTTACGTACCTGCGGATGACTTGACTGACCCCGCTCCAGCAACTACGTTTGCCCACTTGGATGCCACTACGGTACTTTCCCGTAAAATCGCCGAGCTAGGTATTTATCCTGCGGTGGATCCTTTGGATTCTACTTCTAGGATTTTGGAGCCAGGCATTCTGGGTGACGAGCACTATGGATGTGCTACGCGCGTAAAAGAATTGCTACAGCGTTATAAAGAACTTCAAGATATCATTGCCATCCTTGGTATGGAAGAGCTTTCTGAAGAAGATAAGCTTGTCGTACACAGAGCAAGAAGGGTACAGCGTTTCTTGTCCCAGCCATTCCACGTAGCCGAGCAGTTTACCGGATTGAAAGGGGTGTTGGTAGATATCAAAGATACCATCAAAGGATTTAACATGATCATGGACGGTGAACTTGATCATCTTCCTGAAGCAGCATTTAACTTGGTCGGTGACATTGATGATGCCATCGCTAAGGGTGAGAAAATGCTTGCCGAGGTTAAATAATTATTCCCACTGTAATGAGGGGCACAAATCACAGGAAATGAGCATATTCGTCAGCTCATTCCTGTGATTTTTTAACACCAAACTAATGGTAGACATGCATTTAGAAATCATAACACCAGACAAAAAGGTATTTCAAGGAGAGGTTTCGGAAGCAACATTTCCTGGCGCTTCAGGTGCTTTCCAAGTGTTGAAAAACCACGCTCCTGTAGTATCTGCACTGGCAAAAGGAACGGTCTCTTATACCACTAATGACGGTAAACAGTCCTTAGAAGTGGATGGAGGCGTAGTGGAAGTGAGA comes from Echinicola vietnamensis DSM 17526 and encodes:
- the coaE gene encoding dephospho-CoA kinase (Dephospho-CoA kinase (CoaE) performs the final step in coenzyme A biosynthesis.), whose translation is MQNHKPLLVGITGGIGAGKTTAAKIFQTLGIPVYYADDRAKWLMANSPSLKEQIAAQFGKEAYHEDGTLNRPFLAGKVFSDPEQTKRINGLVHPAVKDDFEAWAARQDAPYVLKEAALLFETGSYQDLDHVIHVFAPVDLRISRVLSRDAHRSREQVLAIMERQWSDTQKNKQADFTISNKENQMLIPQVMKVHKALSEKA
- a CDS encoding C40 family peptidase is translated as MSQYSVRRPKISLVIICSLWVAMALSSCSASKKAYRKNVNTVIQTAKSYRGTPYRYGGTTRSGMDCSALLYLSFQRAGIQLPRSSSAQSKVGKKVPKRKLEKGDVVFFATGRRKNKVTHAGIVTDKGRRGVQFIHSSSSLGVTEDNLASPYWKPRFVRARRYF
- the yajC gene encoding preprotein translocase subunit YajC, which encodes MTNTILLQAQGAGGSGIMGQVFLFGGIILIMYFFMIRPQQKKQKDAKNFIESIKKGDQVVTIGGIHGKVYAIEGETVLIELDKGLKIKVEKSAVSAEFSKKSSGTK
- the atpD gene encoding F0F1 ATP synthase subunit beta; this translates as MANTGKITQVIGPVVDISFEGGKLPNILDALEITKENGQKVVLEVQQHLGEDRVRTIAMDSSEGLRRGLEVIDLGAPISVPTGEGIKGRLFNVVGEPIDGLPAVESTTKLPIHRHAPKFEDLSTSTEVLYTGIKVIDLIEPYAKGGKIGLFGGAGVGKTVLIQELINNIAKAYSGLSVFAGVGERTREGNDLLREMIESGIVTYGDDFVESLENEGGWDLSKVDVEKLKESKATFVFGQMNEPPGARARVALTGLTLAEYYRDGEGDGAGKDILFFIDNIFRFTQAGSEVSALLGRMPSAVGYQPTLATEMGAMQERITSTKHGSITSVQAVYVPADDLTDPAPATTFAHLDATTVLSRKIAELGIYPAVDPLDSTSRILEPGILGDEHYGCATRVKELLQRYKELQDIIAILGMEELSEEDKLVVHRARRVQRFLSQPFHVAEQFTGLKGVLVDIKDTIKGFNMIMDGELDHLPEAAFNLVGDIDDAIAKGEKMLAEVK
- the atpC gene encoding ATP synthase F1 subunit epsilon, whose product is MHLEIITPDKKVFQGEVSEATFPGASGAFQVLKNHAPVVSALAKGTVSYTTNDGKQSLEVDGGVVEVRENEIVLLAEKVLD